A single Chlamydiota bacterium DNA region contains:
- a CDS encoding 50S ribosomal protein L1 codes for MSKHSKRYLEAKKLVDEKKLYNVSEAIAVIKKFPVTKFDETVDLAVRLGVDSKQSDQQVRGTVSLPHGTGKKVRVLVFTKGENMRLAKEAGADYVGLDDLIEKINKGWCDFDVVIASPDTMREVGKLGKVLGPRGLMPSPKTGTVTAEVDKAVKEVKAGRVEFKMDKNGNLHLPIGKISFSEEALMSNLTACVEAVARSRPSTSKGDFLKSCTVSTTMGPGIRVDMKVGESDEA; via the coding sequence ATGAGCAAACATTCTAAAAGATATTTAGAAGCAAAGAAATTGGTGGATGAGAAAAAGCTTTATAACGTTTCTGAAGCGATTGCGGTGATTAAAAAATTTCCAGTCACCAAATTTGATGAGACGGTCGATTTAGCGGTTCGATTGGGTGTGGATTCAAAACAATCAGACCAACAGGTTCGGGGGACGGTCTCTTTGCCTCATGGAACCGGGAAAAAGGTTCGGGTTTTGGTTTTTACGAAGGGTGAAAACATGAGACTTGCAAAAGAGGCGGGGGCAGATTACGTGGGTTTGGATGATTTAATTGAAAAAATCAATAAAGGTTGGTGCGATTTTGATGTGGTGATTGCATCCCCAGATACGATGAGAGAAGTAGGGAAATTAGGTAAAGTTTTAGGGCCCCGGGGGCTCATGCCAAGTCCTAAAACAGGAACAGTGACCGCAGAGGTTGATAAGGCCGTGAAGGAAGTGAAAGCTGGGCGTGTTGAATTTAAAATGGATAAGAACGGAAATCTTCATTTGCCCATTGGGAAAATTTCCTTTAGCGAAGAGGCGTTAATGAGTAACTTGACGGCTTGTGTTGAGGCGGTTGCTCGATCGAGGCCTTCAACGAGTAAAGGGGACTTCCTTAAAAGTTGCACGGTATCTACCACCATGGGGCCTGGGATTCGAGTTGATATGAAAGTAGGTGAATCAGATGAGGCCTGA
- a CDS encoding 50S ribosomal protein L10 has product MRPEKLWMIDHIKGVSQSSGVVVMTDFTGLSAAAVGQLRGRLKEVSGSYLVVKNRLLKRAMKEISGVDLSSVAKGPTGIVVGEDPIALAKILKGFGAEFEIFKVKGGLLKDQLLSSKQVAQLATVPSREVLLSQLMGILKKPATSLVYVLKSQLTALVVLLGKIKDQKEQTEEKK; this is encoded by the coding sequence ATGAGGCCTGAGAAACTTTGGATGATTGATCATATTAAAGGGGTAAGCCAGTCGAGCGGTGTGGTGGTGATGACTGATTTTACAGGTCTTTCAGCTGCGGCTGTCGGGCAATTGAGGGGTCGCCTCAAAGAAGTTTCGGGTTCTTATCTTGTTGTTAAAAATAGACTTCTTAAGCGTGCAATGAAAGAAATATCCGGAGTCGATCTTTCTTCTGTTGCAAAAGGGCCCACAGGAATTGTTGTTGGAGAAGATCCAATTGCTTTAGCAAAAATTTTAAAAGGTTTTGGGGCAGAGTTTGAAATTTTTAAGGTCAAAGGTGGGCTTTTAAAAGACCAGCTCTTGTCTTCAAAACAAGTCGCTCAACTTGCAACGGTTCCCTCACGAGAAGTTCTGCTCTCTCAATTGATGGGAATTTTGAAGAAGCCGGCGACGAGTCTTGTGTATGTGCTCAAGTCTCAATTAACTGCGCTCGTGGTTCTTTTAGGAAAAATAAAGGATCAGAAGGAGCAGACGGAGGAGAAAAAATAA
- the nusG gene encoding transcription termination/antitermination factor NusG codes for MSAKWYVVHTLSGQEQKVKEQLDHKVSMESLQERISNVLVPIESVSEVRAGKKKITKRKFFPGYILVEMEMNEDSWYLVKSTPGVIGFVGAGTPVPLLDSEIQNILNQIEEKKEKVKPKILFEKGEVIKVNDGPFVNFNGSIEELDPDRGKLKVMVTIFGRATPVELEYWQVEKA; via the coding sequence ATGTCAGCAAAATGGTATGTGGTTCATACTTTATCTGGGCAAGAGCAGAAGGTAAAGGAACAGTTAGATCATAAAGTTTCAATGGAGTCTCTTCAGGAGAGGATTTCGAATGTTTTAGTTCCGATTGAAAGTGTTTCGGAAGTGAGGGCGGGAAAGAAAAAAATCACAAAGAGAAAATTTTTCCCTGGATATATCCTTGTAGAGATGGAGATGAATGAGGACTCCTGGTATCTTGTGAAAAGTACTCCTGGGGTCATTGGATTTGTAGGTGCGGGTACCCCGGTTCCTCTTTTAGATTCTGAAATTCAGAATATTTTGAATCAAATTGAAGAGAAAAAAGAAAAGGTAAAGCCCAAAATTCTTTTTGAGAAGGGGGAAGTGATTAAGGTTAATGACGGGCCTTTTGTTAATTTTAATGGTTCAATTGAAGAATTAGATCCAGATCGTGGAAAACTGAAGGTGATGGTCACCATTTTTGGACGAGCAACTCCAGTAGAATTGGAGTACTGGCAAGTAGAGAAAGCATAG
- the rplL gene encoding 50S ribosomal protein L7/L12: MEEIVKQIEKMTVLELAELVKVLEEKFGVSAQVPMMGVPAQGGAQAGEAAQVPAEEKTDFTVILANAGDKKIQVIKEVRSITGLGLKEAKDLVEGAPKPLKEGVSKKEAEEIKAKIEAQGAKVELK, translated from the coding sequence ATGGAAGAGATTGTAAAGCAAATCGAAAAGATGACGGTGTTGGAATTGGCAGAGTTGGTAAAAGTTCTTGAAGAAAAATTTGGCGTTTCGGCTCAAGTGCCTATGATGGGTGTGCCAGCTCAAGGTGGGGCTCAAGCAGGTGAAGCGGCTCAAGTGCCTGCTGAAGAGAAGACGGATTTTACAGTTATTCTTGCCAACGCGGGCGATAAAAAAATTCAAGTGATTAAAGAAGTTCGCTCTATTACAGGTCTTGGATTGAAAGAAGCAAAGGATTTGGTTGAAGGAGCTCCGAAGCCTTTGAAGGAAGGCGTTTCAAAGAAGGAAGCCGAAGAGATTAAGGCCAAGATTGAAGCTCAA
- the secE gene encoding preprotein translocase subunit SecE, which produces MAENPAKKLVLFFTDAKQELKKVNWPTFQELKDSTIVVIIAVLLLGAFIGVIDFLLSKLIEMVIR; this is translated from the coding sequence ATGGCAGAAAACCCAGCTAAAAAGTTAGTTCTTTTTTTTACAGATGCGAAGCAGGAATTAAAAAAAGTAAATTGGCCAACATTTCAGGAGTTGAAAGATTCAACGATTGTTGTTATTATCGCCGTTTTACTTTTAGGGGCTTTTATTGGTGTGATTGATTTTCTTCTTTCAAAACTTATTGAAATGGTCATTCGTTAG
- the rpmG gene encoding 50S ribosomal protein L33, protein MRELITLACNECKGRNYSTFKNRKTTQNRLERNKYCKVCHRHTMHKETK, encoded by the coding sequence ATGAGAGAGTTAATTACGTTGGCATGCAATGAGTGTAAAGGTAGAAATTACTCTACCTTTAAGAATCGTAAAACGACCCAGAATAGGCTTGAGAGAAATAAATATTGCAAGGTGTGCCATCGACACACGATGCATAAGGAGACAAAATAA
- the rplK gene encoding 50S ribosomal protein L11, translating into MAKKVTAMIRLQISAGQANPAPPIGPALGQHGVNIMEFCKAFNAKTQSQAGLVIPVVITVYQDRSFTFIMKSPPVATLLKKAVGIAVASGKPNKEKVGKVTLAQAREIAKQKMADLNTKSEEAAIRMVMGTARSMGIDVE; encoded by the coding sequence ATGGCTAAAAAAGTAACAGCGATGATTCGATTGCAAATTTCTGCAGGCCAGGCAAATCCTGCTCCACCGATCGGACCTGCCTTGGGTCAGCATGGCGTTAACATCATGGAGTTTTGTAAGGCATTTAATGCGAAGACTCAAAGCCAAGCAGGTCTTGTGATTCCTGTGGTGATTACGGTTTATCAAGATCGGTCTTTTACTTTTATTATGAAGTCTCCTCCTGTCGCAACCCTTCTTAAAAAAGCGGTTGGGATTGCGGTTGCTTCAGGGAAACCGAATAAGGAAAAGGTGGGCAAGGTTACGTTGGCTCAAGCCAGAGAAATTGCGAAACAGAAAATGGCAGATCTCAATACCAAGTCTGAAGAGGCAGCGATAAGGATGGTGATGGGAACGGCACGAAGTATGGGAATTGATGTGGAGTGA